The genomic DNA GAAATGGCAGATATATAGTAAAATATTAAATATATAGTTTTTTATTTGCTAGGTGTGACAAAATCTTAGGAGCTTATTTCTAGCAATAAAACAATCTTAAAAACTTAATAAACCAATAAAGAGAGGTGAATGGATGAAAAAAAAGATTCTTTTTTTTGGTGTATTGTTATTTCTCTTATGCTCTGTAACAGTTTGTTTTGCTTCACCAGGTGATAAGCTCCTATCGCGTGGAATGCGTGGTAGTGATGTACAATATGCGCAAAAGCTATTAGCGGATGTTGGTTATTATGCTGGAGAAATTGATGGCATTTTTGGTGGTGGCACGTTTGAAGCTGTTCTGCTTTTTCAACGTAGCGTTGATCTTTCAGCAACAGGTGTGATTAATCGGGACACTATATTATATTTAGAGCGTGCTAGGAACGAAGTCAGTCGCTCCAATCGTTCGGCTATTATGAATGCTTCGGCTTACTCGGCTTACGACCCAGGCAATGGAAGCTATACATCTCAAGGTCATTTGCTTAGGCATGGGTTGGCTGCTGTTGATCCGAATGTTATTCCACTTGGGACGCGTCTTTTTATACCCGGCTATGGATTTGCCATTGCAGATGATACGGGTGGTAATATTAAGGGGAATCGAATTGATTTAGCTTTTGACAGTTTTGGAGAAGCTATGCAATTTGGTCGCCAGACAGTGACTGTGTATATTTTTGACTGACAGGCATATTGCCTGTTTCTTTTTTTACTAAAGGAGGAAGCCCTTTTGGACGTCTATGTTGCTCAATTTAAAAATTGTCTGCAGGCTGTTTATAAGAAGAATCCATTCATCAATTTATTA from Pelorhabdus rhamnosifermentans includes the following:
- a CDS encoding 3D domain-containing protein; translation: MKKKILFFGVLLFLLCSVTVCFASPGDKLLSRGMRGSDVQYAQKLLADVGYYAGEIDGIFGGGTFEAVLLFQRSVDLSATGVINRDTILYLERARNEVSRSNRSAIMNASAYSAYDPGNGSYTSQGHLLRHGLAAVDPNVIPLGTRLFIPGYGFAIADDTGGNIKGNRIDLAFDSFGEAMQFGRQTVTVYIFD